In Mytilus edulis chromosome 4, xbMytEdul2.2, whole genome shotgun sequence, the following proteins share a genomic window:
- the LOC139518643 gene encoding uncharacterized protein, translating into MLIVEKSRASHTALTNDLTLVIMLIVEKSRANHTARTNDLTFVIMVMVEKSRASHTARTYDLTLVIMLIVEKSRASHTALTYDLTLVIMLIVEKSRANHTARTNDLTLVIMVIVEKSRASHTARTYDLTLVIMLIVEKSRANHTARTNDLTLVIMLIVEKSRANHTARTNDLTLVIMLIVEKFRASHTTLTYDLTLVIMLIVEKSRASHTALTNDLTLVIILIVEKSRASHTALTYELTLVIMLIVEKCRANHTARTNDLSFVILLRVEKPRASHTARTYDLSLVIMFIAKSHVLVI; encoded by the coding sequence ATGTTGATAGTGGAAAAGTCTCGTGCTAGTCATACAGCACTCACAAACGATCTAACGTTAGTAATCATGTTGATAGTGGAAAAGTCTCGTGCTAATCATACAGCACGCACAAACGATCTAACGTTTGTAATCATGGTGATGGTGGAAAAGTCTCGTGCTAGTCATACAGCACGCACATACGATCTAACGTTAGTAATCATGTTGATAGTGGAAAAGTCTCGTGCTAGTCATACAGCACTCACATACGATCTAACGTTAGTAATCATGTTGATAGTGGAAAAGTCTCGTGCTAATCATACAGCACGCACAAACGATCTAACGTTAGTAATCATGGTGATAGTGGAAAAGTCTCGTGCTAGTCATACAGCACGCACATACGATCTAACGTTAGTAATCATGTTGATAGTGGAAAAGTCTCGTGCTAATCATACAGCACGCACAAACGATCTAACGTTAGTAATCATGTTGATAGTGGAAAAGTCTCGTGCTAATCATACAGCACGCACAAACGATCTTACGTTAGTAATCATGTTGATAGTGGAAAAATTTCGTGCTAGTCATACAACACTCACATACGATCTAACGTTAGTAATCATGTTGATAGTGGAAAAGTCTCGTGCTAGTCATACAGCACTCACAAACGATCTAACGTTAGTAATCATATTGATAGTGGAAAAGTCTCGTGCTAGTCATACAGCACTCACATACGAGCTAACGTTAGTAATCATGTTGATAGTGGAAAAGTGTCGTGCTAATCATACAGCACGCACAAACGATCTATCGTTTGTAATATTGTTGAGAGTTGAAAAGCCTCGTGCTAGTCATACAGCACGCACATACGATCTATCGTtagttatcatgtttatagcGAAAAGTCACGTGCTAGTCATTTAG